One window of Methanothermobacter tenebrarum genomic DNA carries:
- a CDS encoding hydrogenase maturation nickel metallochaperone HypA has translation MCTVGGPMADIKMRKLKTRRCKCLDCGNEFKGVGKRIICPSCQSDNVECSE, from the coding sequence TTGTGTACTGTAGGGGGGCCGATGGCTGATATAAAAATGAGGAAACTTAAGACCAGACGCTGTAAGTGTCTTGATTGTGGTAACGAGTTCAAGGGCGTTGGGAAAAGGATCATATGCCCATCATGCCAATCAGATAATGTAGAATGCTCAGAATAG
- a CDS encoding 50S ribosomal protein L40e yields the protein MAKFEIAEERLFNVKICFKCNARNPPNAKRCRKCGYKGLRFKAKDPRG from the coding sequence ATGGCAAAATTCGAAATAGCAGAGGAGAGACTATTCAACGTTAAAATATGCTTCAAATGTAATGCGAGAAACCCGCCAAATGCGAAAAGGTGCAGGAAATGCGGCTATAAAGGTTTAAGATTCAAGGCAAAAGATCCAAGAGGCTAA
- a CDS encoding hydrogenase maturation nickel metallochaperone HypA gives MCSVGGPMVDIDLKKVTSRKCKCLDCGNEFKGVGKKVKCPSCQSENVECSE, from the coding sequence ATGTGTAGTGTAGGAGGGCCCATGGTAGATATCGACCTTAAAAAGGTCACAAGCCGAAAATGTAAGTGTCTTGATTGTGGTAACGAGTTCAAGGGCGTTGGGAAAAAAGTCAAATGTCCATCATGTCAGTCAGAGAACGTAGAATGCTCAGAATAA
- a CDS encoding VWA domain-containing protein — translation MKNLIFPFTAIVGQEKVKKALILNAINPSIGGVLIRGDKGTGKTTAVRALADLLPSIKTVKGCPFNCNPEDKDSLCQLCKSKDNIEVEEKKMRVVELPLGSTEDRVVGSLDIKKALKEGIKALEPGILAEANRNILYVDEINLLDDHLVDVLLDAAAYGVNYVEREGISISHPSRFILVGTMNPAEGELRPQLADRIGLHINVETIQDIKERVKIMARRERFEEDPETFRREFQKEQEKLLKRILNARKLLPKVKIDDKLLELIARICVNVGVDGHRADIAILKTSKTIAAYNGRTRVLPEDLEEAVELVLGERIPERSYARQDVKRQIQRAKSEMGQEELGESEGETVGGENPPPDEQYGGESRQPSLGSADLKMTPNPSERTIQEEEVDIDFKKILKFKGKKKRRLYGSRVESKTEKGKYVKSKMLKGKSKDIAIDATLRAAALKSEDHIRVEPEDLREKIRKHGARASIALVVDISGSMFTDQKAAKIKNILNKIIKDAQRHKDKLSVIGFKGRKAEVIIPTTKRAQSFQQKVDNIRVGGTTPMAHGIKKGLEILKEEKKREEYVPVMLILSDGMPNVGMGGRPIQDVMELGKELNKNEIHTVVINFERKFQQGRNINMELAMLSGGRYYDLDQLEDPSLAIPKIMDYEREQF, via the coding sequence GTGAAGAATTTGATTTTCCCATTCACGGCAATAGTAGGACAAGAAAAGGTGAAAAAGGCCCTAATCTTAAATGCGATAAACCCCTCAATTGGTGGGGTTCTGATAAGGGGCGATAAGGGTACTGGTAAGACAACAGCAGTCAGGGCACTGGCAGACTTGCTACCATCAATAAAGACGGTTAAAGGATGCCCATTCAACTGCAACCCTGAAGACAAGGACTCCCTCTGCCAACTCTGCAAATCAAAGGATAACATAGAAGTTGAAGAGAAAAAGATGAGGGTCGTTGAACTACCATTAGGTTCAACAGAGGACAGGGTCGTCGGATCATTAGACATAAAAAAGGCCCTCAAGGAGGGTATAAAAGCCTTGGAACCCGGGATACTTGCGGAGGCTAACCGTAACATACTCTATGTTGATGAGATAAACCTCCTAGACGACCACCTCGTAGATGTTCTATTGGACGCTGCAGCCTATGGTGTCAATTATGTTGAAAGAGAGGGTATTTCAATATCACACCCATCCCGGTTCATCCTGGTAGGTACTATGAACCCGGCAGAGGGGGAGCTAAGGCCACAACTAGCAGACCGTATAGGCTTGCACATTAACGTGGAGACTATCCAGGACATCAAGGAGAGAGTGAAAATCATGGCCCGCAGAGAAAGATTCGAGGAAGACCCAGAAACCTTCAGAAGAGAATTCCAAAAAGAGCAAGAAAAACTATTAAAGAGGATACTCAACGCAAGGAAACTACTACCCAAGGTTAAAATAGATGATAAACTATTGGAACTTATCGCTAGGATATGCGTCAACGTGGGAGTGGACGGTCACAGGGCAGACATAGCCATCCTTAAAACGTCAAAGACAATAGCAGCATACAATGGCAGGACAAGGGTCCTCCCAGAGGATCTTGAAGAGGCTGTCGAACTAGTCCTAGGGGAAAGAATACCTGAAAGATCATACGCCCGCCAGGATGTGAAAAGGCAAATACAACGGGCAAAGAGTGAAATGGGACAAGAGGAACTTGGAGAGTCTGAAGGGGAGACTGTGGGGGGTGAGAACCCCCCGCCGGATGAGCAATATGGTGGTGAAAGCAGACAACCCAGCCTAGGCTCCGCAGACCTGAAGATGACACCCAACCCCAGTGAAAGGACAATACAAGAAGAAGAGGTTGACATAGACTTTAAAAAGATCCTGAAATTTAAGGGCAAAAAGAAAAGGAGACTCTACGGTAGCAGAGTGGAATCAAAGACAGAAAAGGGAAAATACGTGAAAAGCAAAATGCTAAAAGGAAAATCAAAGGACATAGCCATAGACGCGACACTAAGAGCAGCAGCCCTCAAATCAGAAGATCATATAAGGGTAGAACCAGAAGATCTCCGCGAAAAGATCAGAAAACATGGTGCAAGGGCCAGCATAGCACTCGTAGTAGATATAAGCGGGTCCATGTTCACGGACCAGAAAGCAGCCAAGATAAAGAACATACTAAACAAGATTATAAAGGACGCGCAACGCCACAAGGACAAACTAAGCGTCATAGGATTCAAAGGAAGGAAAGCAGAGGTAATAATACCCACAACCAAGAGAGCCCAATCATTCCAACAAAAGGTGGACAACATTAGAGTAGGTGGCACAACACCAATGGCCCATGGCATAAAAAAGGGACTCGAAATACTTAAAGAAGAGAAGAAAAGGGAAGAATACGTGCCAGTGATGCTAATTTTAAGTGATGGCATGCCCAACGTTGGCATGGGGGGCAGGCCAATCCAGGATGTCATGGAACTCGGGAAAGAACTGAACAAGAATGAGATACACACAGTAGTGATAAACTTCGAAAGAAAGTTCCAGCAAGGCCGCAACATAAACATGGAACTTGCAATGCTATCAGGTGGAAGATACTACGATCTGGACCAACTGGAAGATCCGTCACTTGCAATACCCAAGATAATGGACTACGAAAGGGAACAATTCTGA
- the polX gene encoding DNA polymerase/3'-5' exonuclease PolX, whose translation MKNALVARILNRVADFLELKEETFRAKAYRRAAHTIQLLPTDIEEYAKKRKLTELPGIGKNIAEKIEEILETGQLSYLEELEKEYPIDMDSLLAIEGIGPRTIKILYEKLKIKNLQDLEYHAQKGNLQKIKGIGEKKEKRILQSIKFVRSTLGRRLLAYAAPIAEYIKSRIEEHPKTEKVKIAGSIRRGKETIGDIDILTTTKNPKEIIDYFTSLEIADEIIAKGPKKAIIRLEDGLECELRIFKEDEFGAALLYFTGSMEFNVELRRLARSKSMKLNEYGLYKNSKRIASKTEKEIFKALGLEYIQPELRENNGEIEAALQGKLPTLVREDQIKGDLHIHSIWSDGTETIETLAKAAESLGYEYIAITDHSSSLKIVGGLDEEKLQRQIEEIDKLNSKVHVFKGIEVNIRLDGQLDIPDDILSRLDIVIASIHSPGREDMTERILSAIQNKHVHIIGHPTGRKLFRREEYPLNLDRIFEEAADNGKIFEMNANPIRLDLKDIYIKKAIEYGCKLAINSDAHRLPDLHNIKWGVKTARRGWATSEDIINTMNLKQIKKILKNNSSGVRAS comes from the coding sequence ATGAAAAATGCACTAGTCGCCAGGATCCTAAATAGGGTGGCTGACTTCCTCGAGTTAAAAGAAGAAACATTCAGAGCCAAAGCCTACAGAAGAGCAGCCCACACCATCCAACTCCTACCAACAGACATAGAAGAATACGCCAAAAAAAGAAAACTAACAGAACTGCCAGGGATAGGTAAAAACATAGCCGAGAAAATAGAGGAAATATTAGAAACGGGGCAACTGTCCTACCTAGAAGAACTAGAAAAGGAATACCCCATAGACATGGACAGCCTACTTGCAATAGAAGGGATAGGCCCCAGGACGATAAAAATACTCTATGAAAAACTCAAAATCAAAAACCTCCAAGACCTAGAATACCACGCCCAGAAGGGTAACCTCCAGAAAATAAAAGGAATCGGAGAAAAAAAGGAAAAAAGGATACTCCAGAGCATCAAATTCGTCCGCTCAACCCTGGGAAGGAGACTCCTAGCCTATGCGGCGCCCATAGCAGAATATATAAAATCCAGGATCGAGGAGCATCCAAAAACAGAAAAAGTAAAAATAGCAGGGTCCATAAGAAGGGGTAAAGAGACAATCGGGGACATCGACATACTCACAACAACCAAAAACCCAAAGGAGATCATAGACTATTTCACATCCCTGGAAATAGCCGATGAGATAATAGCAAAGGGTCCTAAAAAGGCCATCATACGCCTAGAAGATGGGCTAGAATGCGAACTACGCATCTTCAAAGAAGATGAATTCGGAGCAGCCCTCCTATATTTCACAGGGTCGATGGAATTTAATGTTGAACTGAGGAGACTGGCACGCTCAAAATCGATGAAACTAAACGAATACGGATTATACAAGAACAGCAAGAGGATAGCCTCAAAAACGGAAAAGGAAATCTTCAAAGCCCTCGGGTTAGAATATATCCAACCAGAACTCCGGGAAAACAATGGAGAAATAGAAGCCGCCCTCCAAGGAAAACTCCCAACACTGGTGAGAGAAGACCAGATCAAGGGAGACCTCCACATCCACAGCATATGGAGCGACGGCACAGAAACCATAGAGACCCTGGCCAAGGCCGCTGAAAGCCTAGGATACGAGTATATAGCCATCACAGATCACAGCAGCTCACTCAAAATCGTCGGTGGCCTGGACGAGGAAAAACTCCAGAGACAAATAGAGGAAATAGACAAGCTAAACTCTAAAGTACATGTCTTCAAGGGTATAGAGGTCAACATAAGATTAGACGGCCAACTAGACATCCCAGATGACATACTATCCAGGTTAGACATTGTAATAGCGAGCATACATTCACCTGGAAGAGAGGATATGACAGAACGTATACTATCAGCAATACAAAACAAACACGTCCATATAATAGGACACCCTACCGGGAGAAAACTATTCAGAAGAGAAGAATATCCCCTCAACCTTGATCGTATATTCGAAGAGGCGGCTGATAATGGTAAAATCTTTGAAATGAATGCTAATCCAATCCGCTTAGACCTCAAGGACATCTACATAAAAAAGGCCATAGAATACGGGTGCAAACTCGCAATAAATAGTGACGCCCACCGGCTCCCGGACCTCCACAACATAAAATGGGGTGTTAAAACAGCCAGGAGAGGATGGGCAACATCAGAGGATATAATAAATACCATGAACCTGAAGCAAATAAAAAAAATTTTAAAAAATAATTCTAGTGGGGTTAGAGCGTCTTAA
- a CDS encoding DUF367 family protein, with the protein MRIVVYHAEECDRKKCTSLKLARMGKLRIVTSPKRIPRGSIVLNPFAERALSPADKERILKWGVTALDCSWKEVKKSSPIFAVKRYHRALPYLVAANPTNYGKPFILSTAEALAATFYIIGLKDIAVNIMSSFKWGPHFLDLNRELLEAYSKAKNSREVVKIQEEFIGR; encoded by the coding sequence ATGAGGATCGTCGTATATCATGCAGAAGAATGTGACAGGAAGAAATGCACAAGCTTAAAACTGGCTAGGATGGGAAAACTCAGGATAGTAACAAGCCCCAAGCGCATACCAAGGGGTAGTATAGTACTCAACCCATTCGCCGAGAGAGCGTTATCCCCAGCAGACAAGGAAAGGATCCTTAAATGGGGTGTCACAGCCCTAGACTGTTCATGGAAAGAGGTTAAGAAGTCTTCACCAATCTTCGCAGTGAAAAGGTATCATAGGGCGCTACCATACCTAGTAGCTGCCAATCCAACAAATTATGGCAAACCTTTTATATTATCAACTGCAGAGGCACTAGCAGCAACTTTTTATATAATCGGATTAAAAGATATAGCAGTCAATATAATGTCCTCGTTTAAATGGGGTCCGCACTTCCTAGACCTCAACAGGGAACTATTAGAGGCATACTCAAAGGCTAAAAATAGTCGAGAAGTTGTTAAAATCCAAGAAGAATTCATAGGGAGATGA
- a CDS encoding geranylgeranylglyceryl/heptaprenylglyceryl phosphate synthase has protein sequence MKVEDYFNNILKERKIHLTLIDPEEQTSQEALKIATAAIQGGSDGIMLGGSTTNSIELETTAKTLKENLDVPIILFPGNISGITSYADAIFFMTLLNSTNPYWIIGAQALAAPTIKKMKIEPLPMGYLVIEPGGTVGWVGDAKLIPRDKPDIAAAYAMAAELLGMRIFYLEAGSGAGKPVPAEMIKRVKKSTNLTLIVGGGIRTGEDAEKAAKAGADIIVTGTIVENTTNIQEKISEIVKAIRKP, from the coding sequence ATGAAGGTTGAAGATTACTTCAATAACATTCTCAAGGAGAGGAAAATACACCTCACCCTCATAGACCCTGAAGAACAAACATCACAAGAAGCCCTTAAAATAGCAACCGCAGCAATCCAAGGGGGATCAGATGGGATAATGCTCGGAGGGTCAACAACCAATAGCATAGAATTAGAAACAACGGCAAAGACCCTCAAGGAGAACCTAGACGTTCCCATAATATTATTCCCCGGTAACATTTCAGGTATCACAAGCTATGCTGATGCCATATTCTTCATGACTTTACTGAATTCTACAAACCCCTATTGGATAATAGGGGCCCAGGCACTAGCCGCCCCAACCATAAAGAAGATGAAAATAGAACCATTACCCATGGGATACCTTGTAATAGAACCAGGAGGCACCGTGGGATGGGTTGGGGACGCTAAACTGATCCCAAGGGACAAACCGGACATAGCAGCAGCCTATGCAATGGCAGCAGAACTACTAGGAATGCGGATATTCTACCTAGAAGCAGGATCAGGAGCGGGCAAACCAGTACCAGCAGAGATGATAAAACGCGTTAAAAAATCCACAAACCTAACACTCATAGTAGGCGGGGGTATAAGAACAGGAGAAGACGCCGAGAAAGCAGCGAAAGCCGGCGCAGACATAATAGTAACAGGTACAATAGTAGAAAACACTACAAACATCCAAGAGAAAATATCAGAGATAGTAAAAGCCATAAGAAAACCCTAA
- a CDS encoding chitobiase/beta-hexosaminidase C-terminal domain-containing protein: protein MKKLSILLALVMVFAGMGIGAAASVFYTVNAPMPTEKSTPYTAPITLNKTMQIKYMIKDNTTKYGIINHEITKKKNQTVFPLISFNGTVASLIFPENLTVYYTVNGKQPTNKSAIYTSPIILDKNMIIKYLIVSNNTTYTGIVKHTPCKFGKGCNLRM from the coding sequence TTGAAGAAGCTGAGCATTCTATTAGCACTCGTTATGGTATTTGCTGGGATGGGTATTGGGGCAGCGGCTTCAGTATTTTATACCGTGAATGCTCCCATGCCCACAGAAAAGAGCACACCATATACAGCGCCTATAACCCTTAATAAGACCATGCAGATAAAGTACATGATAAAGGATAATACGACCAAGTATGGGATAATCAACCATGAGATAACCAAAAAGAAGAATCAGACAGTATTCCCACTGATATCATTCAATGGTACAGTAGCTTCGTTAATTTTCCCTGAAAATCTAACTGTGTATTATACTGTGAATGGTAAACAACCAACAAATAAAAGCGCAATCTATACTTCCCCTATAATCTTGGACAAGAACATGATCATTAAATACTTGATAGTCAGTAACAACACAACATACACGGGGATAGTCAAGCACACACCATGTAAATTCGGCAAGGGGTGCAATTTAAGAATGTAA